A window of Symphalangus syndactylus isolate Jambi chromosome 24, NHGRI_mSymSyn1-v2.1_pri, whole genome shotgun sequence contains these coding sequences:
- the BANF2 gene encoding barrier-to-autointegration factor-like protein yields the protein MDHMSPRLRAFLSEPIGEKDVCWVDGVSHELAINLATKGINKAYILLGQFLLMHKNEAEFQRWLICCFGATECEAQQSSHCLKEWCACFL from the exons ATGGACCacatgtctcccaggctgagagCCTTCCTCTCCGAACCCATTGGAGAAAAGGATGTCTGCTGGGTGGATGGCGTCAGCCATGAGCTCGCGATCAATTTGGCCACCAAAGGTATCAACAAG GCCTACATCCTGCTGGGACAGTTCCTTCTGATGCACAAGAATGAAGCCGAGTTTCAGAGGTGGCTCATTTGCTGTTTTGGTGCCACTGAGTGTGAGGCCCAGCAGAGTTCTCACTGCCTGAAGGAGTGGTGTGCCTGCTTCCTGTAG